One region of Desulfomicrobium macestii genomic DNA includes:
- a CDS encoding helix-turn-helix domain-containing protein, giving the protein MMMSEKNARRIKAWMTLNGVRQADIAKEMGLSRTMIQRFITGHSTSTRVYEYFINLGCPREYFVGRTEARRAA; this is encoded by the coding sequence ATGATGATGAGCGAAAAAAATGCACGCCGGATCAAGGCGTGGATGACGCTGAACGGCGTCAGGCAAGCCGACATAGCCAAGGAAATGGGCCTGTCTAGGACGATGATTCAGCGCTTTATTACCGGTCACAGCACCAGCACCAGGGTGTACGAATATTTCATCAACCTTGGCTGCCCCAGGGAGTATTTTGTGGGTCGGACTGAAGCGCGGAGGGCTGCCTGA